From Budorcas taxicolor isolate Tak-1 chromosome 19, Takin1.1, whole genome shotgun sequence, the proteins below share one genomic window:
- the SSTR2 gene encoding somatostatin receptor type 2 encodes MDLASELNETQPWLTSPFDLNGSVGAANISNQTEPYYDLASNVVLTFIYFVVCIVGLCGNTLVIYVILRYAKMKTITNIYILNLAIADELFMLGLPFLAMQVALVHWPFGKAICRVVMTVDGINQFTSIFCLTVMSIDRYLAVVHPIKSAKWRRPRTAKMINVAVWGVSLLVILPIMIYAGLRSNQRGRSSCTINWPGESGAWYTGFIIYAFILGFLVPLTIICLCYLFIIIKVKSSGIRVGSSKRKKSEKKVTRMVSIVVAVFIFCWLPFYVFNVSSVSVAISPTPALKGMFDFVVVLTYANSCANPILYAFLSDNFKKSFQNVLCLVKVSGTDDGERSDSKQDKSRLNETTETQRTLLNGDLQTSI; translated from the coding sequence ATGGATCTGGCCTCTGAACTCAACGAGACCCAACCTTGGCTGACCTCTCCATTCGACCTCAATGGCTCCGTGGGGGCAGCCAACATTTCAAACCAGACAGAGCCGTACTACGACCTGGCCAGCAACGTCGTCCTCACCTTCATCTACTTCGTGGTCTGCATCGTTGGGCTGTGTGGCAACACGCTGGTCATTTACGTCATCCTCCGCTACGCCAAGATGAAGACCATCACCAACATCTACATCCTCAACCTGGCCATCGCAGATGAACTCTTCATGCTGGGTCTGCCCTTCCTGGCCATGCAGGTGGCTCTGGTCCACTGGCCCTTTGGCAAGGCCATCTGCCGGGTGGTCATGACCGTGGATGGCATCAATCAGTTCACCAGCATCTTCTGCCTGACAGTCATGAGCATCGACCGCTACCTGGCTGTGGTCCACCCCATCAAGTCGGCCAAGTGGAGGAGACCCCGGACAGCCAAGATGATCAACGTGGCTGTGTGGGGCGTCTCTCTGCTGGTCATCTTGCCGATCATGATATACGCTGGCCTTCGGAGCAACCAGCGGGGGAGAAGCAGCTGCACCATCAACTGGCCGGGCGAGTCTGGGGCCTGGTACACAGGGTTCATCATCTACGCCTTCATCCTGGGGTTCCTGGTGCCCCTGACCATCATCTGTCTCTGCTACTTGTTCATTATCATCAAGGTGAAGTCCTCCGGCATCCGAGTGGGTTCCTCCAAGAGGAAGAAGTCTGAGAAGAAGGTCACACGCATGGTGTCCATCGTGGTGGCCGTCTTCATCTTCTGCTGGCTCCCCTTCTACGTCTTCAACGTCTCCTCGGTCTCGGTGGCCATCAGTCCCACCCCAGCCCTCAAAGGCATGTTTGACTTCGTGGTGGTCCTCACCTACGCCAACAGCTGTGCCAACCCTATCCTCTATGCCTTCTTGTCCGACAACTTCAAGAAGAGCTTCCAGAATGTCCTCTGCTTGGTCAAGGTGAGCGGCACAGACGACGGGGAGCGGAGTGACAGTAAGCAGGACAAATCCCGGTTGAATGAGACCACAGAGACCCAGAGGACCCTCCTCAATGGAGACCTCCAGACCAGTATCTGa